The following proteins are encoded in a genomic region of Kosakonia oryzae:
- the fhuB gene encoding Fe(3+)-hydroxamate ABC transporter permease FhuB: MSSTRRGWALIVLLWLTAALMALSELHRQGGFSALFGATSPSSSAIILRSMWFPRQGMALLTGATLGICGWLMQRALRNPLAEPITLGMTAGATLAMGLASLWFPALLASARPALAIAGELAALLAVILLSWRQRLSPLVMVQAGMMINLWCGALTLLIAIINDRFLLQVLMWGGGSLAVESSQPLRDLLLPLTAAFAVLLLMLRPLALLQLPETMVNSLGASALRIRSMAVLLALVMSAFTINAVGVIGFLGLAAPHLARFGGARTSRQMLLHTALLGAGLLWFTDQCVARVSLANGQLLPVGMLTAVTGGPLLMLLARFSRPGTSPVTGPEPVAPATAGAALFWVSGTLFLLAVVVSLYMGHGLRQWRWASPDELAHLLPLRVPRLMAALSAGALLAGAGVLMQRVSGNPLASPEVLGIGGGAAMGVMTWVVLFPASSGGLLLSSLSGATLSLLLTLWNSRRGAFNPQRVLLNGLALNALCQATVSLVMLNNLKASAMLLPLMTGSTYYISAPLAEILFVSTLLLLAVVPLFRRWLLLLPMGSIAGSLGVSLPLARVAVLSLAAVMTGLATLLVGPVSFIGLLGPHLARRLGAKTPLSQLYAAALLAATIMTFADWIGRNGLYPRQLPVGLVASLIGVPLLIWPLLRGNVSRQAE, from the coding sequence ATGAGTAGTACTCGCCGTGGCTGGGCGCTGATTGTGTTGCTGTGGCTAACTGCCGCGCTGATGGCCCTGTCAGAACTCCACCGCCAGGGCGGCTTCAGCGCGCTCTTCGGCGCCACATCCCCCTCTTCGTCGGCGATTATCTTGCGCAGCATGTGGTTCCCCCGACAAGGGATGGCGCTGCTTACAGGCGCTACACTGGGAATTTGCGGCTGGCTGATGCAGCGCGCGTTACGTAACCCGCTGGCAGAACCTATTACCCTCGGTATGACAGCCGGGGCTACGCTGGCGATGGGGCTCGCTTCACTGTGGTTTCCTGCGCTGCTCGCCAGTGCCCGCCCGGCTCTGGCAATAGCTGGCGAGCTTGCGGCGCTGTTGGCCGTCATTCTGCTGAGCTGGCGGCAGCGTCTGTCTCCGCTGGTGATGGTACAGGCGGGGATGATGATTAATCTGTGGTGCGGAGCGCTCACCCTGCTTATTGCCATCATCAATGACCGCTTTCTGTTGCAGGTATTGATGTGGGGCGGCGGTTCGCTGGCGGTTGAGAGCAGCCAGCCGTTGCGCGATCTTTTGCTCCCTCTGACCGCCGCTTTTGCCGTTCTGCTGCTGATGCTCAGGCCGCTGGCGCTGCTGCAACTGCCGGAAACGATGGTCAATAGCCTTGGTGCCTCGGCGCTGCGCATACGGAGTATGGCGGTTCTGCTGGCGCTGGTCATGAGCGCCTTCACCATTAATGCTGTTGGCGTGATCGGCTTTCTCGGCCTGGCAGCGCCCCATCTGGCCCGCTTCGGCGGCGCGCGAACATCTCGCCAGATGCTGCTACATACGGCACTTCTGGGAGCCGGGCTATTGTGGTTTACCGATCAGTGCGTTGCGCGGGTCTCGCTGGCAAATGGCCAGCTACTGCCCGTCGGTATGCTCACAGCGGTGACTGGCGGCCCGCTGCTGATGTTGCTGGCGCGTTTCTCCAGACCGGGAACGTCTCCAGTAACGGGGCCGGAGCCCGTTGCGCCAGCAACCGCCGGTGCCGCATTGTTCTGGGTCTCCGGCACGCTTTTCCTGCTGGCGGTGGTGGTATCACTCTATATGGGCCACGGCCTGCGGCAGTGGCGTTGGGCCAGCCCGGATGAACTCGCCCATCTGCTGCCGCTGCGGGTGCCGAGGCTGATGGCGGCGCTCAGCGCTGGCGCGCTGTTAGCGGGCGCTGGCGTATTGATGCAGCGGGTCAGCGGCAATCCGTTGGCCAGCCCGGAGGTACTGGGTATTGGAGGCGGTGCCGCCATGGGCGTCATGACATGGGTTGTGCTTTTCCCCGCCAGCAGCGGCGGGCTGCTACTGAGCAGCCTGAGTGGGGCAACGCTCAGTCTGCTGCTGACGTTGTGGAATAGCCGTCGCGGAGCGTTCAACCCGCAGCGCGTCTTGCTCAATGGGCTGGCGCTGAATGCTCTCTGTCAGGCCACCGTCAGCCTGGTGATGCTCAATAATCTCAAGGCAAGCGCCATGTTGCTGCCGCTCATGACCGGCAGCACCTACTACATCAGCGCGCCGCTGGCAGAGATCCTCTTCGTATCGACGCTGCTGTTGCTGGCCGTGGTTCCGCTATTTCGCCGCTGGCTGCTGCTGTTACCCATGGGCAGTATTGCCGGTTCGCTCGGCGTCTCTTTACCGTTGGCGCGGGTTGCTGTCCTGAGCCTGGCCGCCGTCATGACCGGGCTGGCGACATTACTGGTGGGACCGGTATCGTTCATTGGCCTGTTGGGGCCACATCTGGCGCGCAGGCTCGGTGCCAAAACACCGCTCTCGCAGCTCTATGCCGCAGCCCTGCTGGCCGCCACCATCATGACGTTTGCCGACTGGATTGGGCGCAATGGCCTCTATCCACGTCAGTTGCCTGTAGGGCTGGTCGCCTCGCTGATTGGTGTCCCGCTGCTGATATGGCCACTGCTGCGGGGCAATGTATCCCGGCAGGCTGAATAA
- a CDS encoding iron-siderophore ABC transporter substrate-binding protein codes for MVTMLSRRKLLLATLLTPLISWAGKSSAPPRLAVLDWGLTEMLLALGITPAAVAAPAWYRKLIPVPPLPESVVDLGLLFQPNLETLWALKPDMIVITPQHALLKPTLEKIAPTLTLPTHTLAGFITATRELGAKFDRQQQASALIAQLQQTLNRIARQGREVKLPVFLGTAVDTLHLRLCTADSLPGNVLSACGLRNAWRGSAGAEGSVLVELTRIADTPAKLLLFVPEDQCDAMQRWRQSPLWQQLPLTRPQNLNLLNTQFSDTGALITAGRFATLLNDRIEAWRNE; via the coding sequence ATGGTAACGATGTTATCCCGGCGAAAGCTGCTGCTGGCCACGTTGCTCACCCCGCTCATCAGTTGGGCGGGGAAATCCTCCGCACCGCCGAGGCTGGCGGTGCTGGACTGGGGATTGACGGAGATGCTGCTGGCTCTGGGCATCACGCCAGCGGCGGTTGCCGCACCGGCGTGGTATCGCAAATTGATTCCGGTGCCGCCATTGCCGGAGTCGGTGGTGGATCTTGGGCTGTTATTTCAGCCAAACCTGGAGACGCTGTGGGCGCTCAAACCGGATATGATCGTCATAACGCCGCAGCACGCATTGCTGAAACCCACGCTGGAAAAGATCGCCCCCACGCTTACGCTCCCGACGCATACCCTGGCGGGATTTATCACCGCCACCCGGGAGCTTGGCGCAAAATTTGATCGCCAGCAGCAGGCCTCCGCCCTGATTGCGCAGTTGCAGCAAACGCTCAATCGTATCGCGCGGCAGGGGCGCGAGGTGAAGCTGCCGGTCTTTCTCGGCACCGCCGTTGACACTCTGCATTTGCGGCTCTGCACCGCCGACAGCCTGCCCGGCAACGTGCTGAGCGCCTGCGGGTTGCGCAATGCCTGGCGCGGCAGTGCGGGGGCGGAAGGCAGCGTGCTGGTCGAGCTGACCCGCATAGCTGATACGCCTGCCAAACTACTGCTGTTTGTGCCAGAAGATCAGTGCGACGCGATGCAACGCTGGCGTCAGAGCCCTCTGTGGCAGCAGTTGCCCCTGACGCGTCCGCAGAACCTCAATCTGCTGAACACGCAGTTCAGCGATACGGGCGCACTGATCACGGCCGGGCGCTTCGCGACACTCCTGAATGACAGAATAGAGGCGTGGCGAAATGAGTAG